In the Clostridium sp. 'White wine YQ' genome, AAGATAAATGTCAATATAAGTTTGTTCTTAATTGTTTTAATTTTCATATGTTCTCCCTCCAAGATTTAATATTTCGCCACTTATATTATCGTTACATTCTTGGAAATCTAGAGGAATATTTACTGTCAAGTGTAAGTTATGGCTGTAACTTACAGAAATCCTTAGCGTAAAGGTTCTTTTCTCTTCATAATAACCTTTAATGACTAAAAATCATTTCACATAATTCTAATTATTATTTGTCAAATATTCTCATAACACTTTTAAAAAGCCAATTCTTTTTTGTGTTTATTGGTTTTATATCTAGGTTTAATTTATTTATAGCGTCCATTTCTCCATTAGTTAATTCAAAATCAAACAAGCTAAAATCTTCTTTTATTCTTTCTGTAGTTTGTAGATCTAAAATCACAATAATCCCACGCTGCATATGCCATTTTAAAATCACCTCTGTAGCCGTCTTATTATATTTTTTCGAGATTAATTTTAGTATTGGATTTTCAAGTAATCTTTCACTTTCATCCCCTAATGGATTCAATGCTTCATGCAGGATCTTATGTTCAATTTGATAACTATATAATTCATTTTGAGGTAATTTAGGATGTGTTTCTATTTGATTTAACATTGGCGAAATCTTTGAGTTCTCTATTAATTCTTCTAATTCTTTCTTCTCAAAATTAGATACACCAATGACTTTAATTTTTCCTTCTGAATAAAACTCTTCTAAAACCTTCCATGCTTCAATATAATTAGTAGCCTCTGATTGCAATAAACACATATCTATATAGTCTAAATTTAAGTCTTTACATACTTTTCTAAATGCTTGCTTTACATCTTCATAACTATTATCCCAATTACAAATTCTTGAGGATATAAAGAATTCTTCTCGTGGTAAATTGCTTTTTTGAATGACTTCTCCAAAATTTATTTTACATGAGTAATCTTCTGGAATATCAAAGTGGCGATATCCAGCTATTATAGCTTTACAAACAACACTTTCAGTCTCTTCTTCCTCAGACATATTATATACACCAAAGCCCAGCTTAGGAACTTTAACTCCATTTACTGCTTTTGCTTCTTTATTTTCTAACTCATCCATCTTTATATCTCCTTAGATATTAACTTAGTTATTCTTTAAATTCATAATATCAATGTTTAAAAAGTAACACAATATGGATATTTAATAAAGTTAAAAAGCACTAACCCTTTATGGATTAATGCTTTTAAAACTTTTAACATGCTACGATTTCTTTAATCATAAATTCTCTGCCACATAGTATTTCCCAATCTCTACTTTCGCAATGGGGGCATTTGTTGTTATTCTCTAATAGATTAAAAACCTTATTACACTTTTTACACATAGCATTGCCTGGCAATACCTCAATTTTCAGTTTGGTATCCTGAAGCAAAGTCCCATCCACTGCAGCTGGAAAGCATGCTTCTATATACCTAGGAATCATTGAGGATAACTCACCAATTTGCAAAACTAAGGTTTCAATTTTTGTTATAGAATTTTTCTTGGCGAAGTTTTCTACTGTCTTTACAACTTCCATCATAACTCCGACTTCATGCAAAGGACTCACCTCTCATCCTAGACCTCTTGCTTTTTCTTTGGGATAATAGCTTTAAATGATTTTCTTACCTTTTTTGCTGCAATTCTTCCCTGACGCTTTAATACGTGTTTAATTACAGTAGATTTCATATCCTTAAATTCTACTCCAGCACTATTATATTTTCTTACTAATTTAACAGCATCGAACTTACATTTAATAGTACACATCCCACAACCTACGCATTGATATTGATCTACAACCGTAGCACCACAGCCTAGACAACGCTCAGTTTCTTTCTTCACCTGCTCTTCTGTAAATGTAGAACGTAAATCTTTAAAGGTTAATTTTGACTTACTTCCATCCACATGAACCGACCTTTGTCTTGGAAGTCTATCATAACCATCCTTATCTAAGTTCTCTCTATCAAAAGCACGGTATTCTCTCTCACGTCCTAACTCTAGATTATCTCCATGAAGATAACGATGAATAGAAGTTGCACCTTGCTTACCTAATGCAATAGCATCTATAGCAAACTTAGGTCCTGTCACTACATCTCCCCCAGCAAATATATCCCTCTCCTCAGTCTGAAAAGAAAGAGGATGAACCTTTAAGGTTTTATTTGGATTTAATACTACTTTAGTATTTTTTAATAGGCTTCCTAAATCAATTCCTTGTCCTACTGAAATCAAGACATTATTTGCTTTAACTACTTTAGTTATATTTTCATCAAACTTAGGATTAAACCTTCTATTTTCATCAAAAACAGAAATACATTTTTTAAATTCTACACCGATAACTTTGCCATCTTCATGAAGAATTGCTTTTGGACCCCAGGAATTATTGATATTAATTCCTTCAGCTAAGGCTTCATCAATTTCTTCTTCAAGAGCTGGCATTTCCTCTCTACTTTCTAAGCAAAACATTTCAATATTAGAAGCTCCAACTCTCTCAGCAGTTCTTGCCACATCAATAGCAACATTTCCTCCACCAATTATGATAGCTGCTCCTTCTAGTTTTGTATCTTCTCCTAGATTTACTTTTCTTAAGAAATCTACACCAGTTATAACACCTTCCGCTTCTTCCCCGACTAAGCCTAGGTTTCTACCAGCTTGAGCACCGATGGCTACATAAAATGCTTTATACCCGCTATTTCTAAGTTCCTGAAGTGTAATATCTTTTCCCACTTCAACCCCAGTTTTAAATTCTACCCCGAGTTCTTTTAAAACTTCTATCTCTGAATTTACTATTTCCTTTTCTAATCTAAAGGCTGGAATCCCAAGTGTTAACATACCTCCAAGTACTTTTTGCTTTTCAAAAACCGTAATCTTATACCCTTCAACTGCTAAGAAATACGCACATGCTAGTCCAGCTGGTCCCCCACCAATAATAGCTATTTTTTCTGCTCTGTCCCCTCTTTTTTCAGGTACATAGCGATATTCACCCTTTAAGTCTTGATCTGCTATAAATTTCTTAATTTCATCAATAGCAAGTGGTTCATCCAAGCCTGATCTTGTACATGCAGACTCGCATTTTCTTGGACATATACGACCACAAACTGCTGGGAATGGATTTTCCTTCTTAATAAGTTCTAATGCTTCTCTATATCTTCCTTGAGACGCCATTTTAATATATCCTTGTACAGCTATATGTGCCGGACACTCTGATTTACAAGGACTTGTGCCTCTGTCCCCAACAACTTTTCTATGACGATAATCTAAATCCCATTTATCCTTTCCCCAAGGAGTATCATATGGAGTGTCTTTTTCTTCAGGTTCTACAGGTTTTTCTTTAGTACATACGCTTAACCCTAAAGTTAAGGCATTTGATGGACAATTTTCAACACATTCTCCGCAAGCAACACACTTATCTTGATCTATTTGGGAAACATAATTTGACCTTGACCAATCAGGATTTTTATATAGATTTGCATTTCTTAAACCAAAACAAGAACATCCGCAGCAATTACATATAGCAAGAGCATTTCCAGGGCCTGATAAATTAGGTATTTGGTGCATTAAACCCTCTTTTTCAGCCTTCTCACAAATAGCTATTGCCTCTTCCCTTGTAATACTTCTACCTTTTCCTGTACGAATATAGTATTCAGCAGCTGGACCGAGACGGATGCATATATCCTCAACTGTATGACCGCACCCTTCTCCTTTTACTCTCATGGATACACGGCAAGCACAATCGGTAACAGCAAAAACCTCATTATTATTAAGTAGATATGAGATTTCCTCATAAGAAGCTCTTCTGGTATCTCCGTCTATAGCGCTTTCTATTGGAATAACTCTCATTACTCCTAAGCCAATGGGAATATTTCCTGCCATTATGATACCTAATTTTCTTGTATACTCTTCAAAACATTCTGCTATAACTGGATACTTCTCCACGTTCTCCTTATTGTCAATCATGTATTCCATAACACCAGGTACAAATAGCTCAAGACAGTATTTATCTACTCCATCTTCCTCATCTAGTTTAATTGAGCCATCCACTGCCATTTTATATAAGATCTTTTCTACTTCATCCTCAGGCTTTTTGCAGAGCTTCGCAACTTCCTGTACGGTCATAGGTTTACGAATTTCTAAATGAAGTGCTACTTCTGCCTCTTCATCTGAGGTAACAGGCTCTAAAATTCTATATTCCGGATCCGTTGGCTTTACCTTTATTATCCCGCCAGTAATCCCAGCTGCAATTTTATTTGCCAGTTGAAGTACTTTTTGCTTGACCATATTTATTTCCTCCCAACCAAAATATCATTAAGATGCTATTTTACGTTCCAATTTGTAACTTCAGTACGTATCCAATCTACCCACTCATTAATACCTTCTCCTGTTTTTGCAGAGATTGGAAT is a window encoding:
- a CDS encoding FAD-dependent oxidoreductase, which translates into the protein MVKQKVLQLANKIAAGITGGIIKVKPTDPEYRILEPVTSDEEAEVALHLEIRKPMTVQEVAKLCKKPEDEVEKILYKMAVDGSIKLDEEDGVDKYCLELFVPGVMEYMIDNKENVEKYPVIAECFEEYTRKLGIIMAGNIPIGLGVMRVIPIESAIDGDTRRASYEEISYLLNNNEVFAVTDCACRVSMRVKGEGCGHTVEDICIRLGPAAEYYIRTGKGRSITREEAIAICEKAEKEGLMHQIPNLSGPGNALAICNCCGCSCFGLRNANLYKNPDWSRSNYVSQIDQDKCVACGECVENCPSNALTLGLSVCTKEKPVEPEEKDTPYDTPWGKDKWDLDYRHRKVVGDRGTSPCKSECPAHIAVQGYIKMASQGRYREALELIKKENPFPAVCGRICPRKCESACTRSGLDEPLAIDEIKKFIADQDLKGEYRYVPEKRGDRAEKIAIIGGGPAGLACAYFLAVEGYKITVFEKQKVLGGMLTLGIPAFRLEKEIVNSEIEVLKELGVEFKTGVEVGKDITLQELRNSGYKAFYVAIGAQAGRNLGLVGEEAEGVITGVDFLRKVNLGEDTKLEGAAIIIGGGNVAIDVARTAERVGASNIEMFCLESREEMPALEEEIDEALAEGININNSWGPKAILHEDGKVIGVEFKKCISVFDENRRFNPKFDENITKVVKANNVLISVGQGIDLGSLLKNTKVVLNPNKTLKVHPLSFQTEERDIFAGGDVVTGPKFAIDAIALGKQGATSIHRYLHGDNLELGREREYRAFDRENLDKDGYDRLPRQRSVHVDGSKSKLTFKDLRSTFTEEQVKKETERCLGCGATVVDQYQCVGCGMCTIKCKFDAVKLVRKYNSAGVEFKDMKSTVIKHVLKRQGRIAAKKVRKSFKAIIPKKKQEV
- a CDS encoding aldo/keto reductase family protein codes for the protein MDELENKEAKAVNGVKVPKLGFGVYNMSEEEETESVVCKAIIAGYRHFDIPEDYSCKINFGEVIQKSNLPREEFFISSRICNWDNSYEDVKQAFRKVCKDLNLDYIDMCLLQSEATNYIEAWKVLEEFYSEGKIKVIGVSNFEKKELEELIENSKISPMLNQIETHPKLPQNELYSYQIEHKILHEALNPLGDESERLLENPILKLISKKYNKTATEVILKWHMQRGIIVILDLQTTERIKEDFSLFDFELTNGEMDAINKLNLDIKPINTKKNWLFKSVMRIFDK
- a CDS encoding hydrogenase maturation nickel metallochaperone HypA/HybF; this translates as MHEVGVMMEVVKTVENFAKKNSITKIETLVLQIGELSSMIPRYIEACFPAAVDGTLLQDTKLKIEVLPGNAMCKKCNKVFNLLENNNKCPHCESRDWEILCGREFMIKEIVAC